A section of the Cytophagaceae bacterium genome encodes:
- a CDS encoding AAA family ATPase — protein sequence MAKDYKKYDKSLSEQVKNIADYQGMQMPYDIEQENYIIGTIIAVPNELFNVIDMLNEFDFYSEKNQTIYRAIINLHKKGQSCDSLGVVRELRSTGEIEFVGGARTIAEYTSKYWAFKNMQQIALYIVELSKKRQLITLGTKITHKSYDSTSDVFELIDEVQKGIVELLTFKFSKETDFIAIATKSYKDISERKENELPGIPSKFRQLNQLTGGYRKGNLYTVAGRPGMGKSLFLVNEAYHQASVGFKTVIFSLEMPASEVTTRIFSLGTQIESYKFDKNILTNDERLVIEKFIHNNFHNNIFIDDSGGIDLMYITSQIKRIKNKNENIDKSKKGVDIVYIDYLQLIKLDRDNRNEGLGQITRSLKSLAKALDICIVIFSQLNRQVENRAGDRRPQLSDLKESGSIEEDSDVVLFLYRPEYYNITETETGESTKGLIEVITSKNRQGGKDSSFMRFLPTISTIVESRENLDNNSMQNNSNIESFESEVPKSINSENVNF from the coding sequence ATGGCAAAAGATTATAAAAAATATGATAAATCACTAAGTGAGCAAGTTAAAAATATTGCTGATTATCAAGGCATGCAAATGCCGTATGATATTGAGCAAGAAAATTACATCATTGGCACTATAATAGCAGTTCCAAACGAATTGTTTAATGTAATTGATATGTTGAATGAATTTGATTTTTATTCAGAAAAAAATCAAACAATTTATAGAGCAATTATAAATTTACACAAAAAAGGACAATCATGTGATTCACTTGGAGTAGTTAGGGAATTGAGATCAACTGGAGAAATTGAATTCGTTGGAGGTGCAAGGACAATAGCAGAATATACATCTAAATATTGGGCGTTTAAAAATATGCAACAAATTGCATTGTATATTGTTGAATTATCAAAAAAAAGACAGTTAATTACATTAGGCACAAAAATAACTCACAAGTCTTATGATAGTACCTCAGATGTATTTGAGCTTATAGATGAAGTTCAAAAAGGAATAGTCGAGTTATTGACTTTTAAGTTTTCAAAAGAAACTGATTTTATTGCGATTGCAACAAAATCATACAAAGATATTTCAGAAAGAAAAGAAAACGAGTTGCCAGGTATTCCATCAAAATTTAGGCAATTAAATCAATTAACAGGAGGATATAGAAAAGGGAATTTATATACAGTCGCAGGAAGGCCGGGAATGGGTAAATCTCTTTTCTTGGTTAATGAAGCATATCACCAGGCATCAGTAGGATTTAAGACTGTTATTTTTTCACTTGAAATGCCGGCATCAGAAGTTACTACAAGAATATTTTCTTTAGGAACTCAAATTGAAAGTTATAAATTTGATAAAAATATCCTCACAAATGATGAAAGATTGGTAATTGAAAAATTCATTCATAATAATTTTCATAATAATATTTTTATTGACGATTCAGGAGGTATTGACTTAATGTACATAACAAGCCAGATTAAGAGAATCAAAAATAAAAACGAGAATATTGACAAATCTAAAAAAGGCGTTGATATAGTGTATATCGATTATTTGCAGCTTATTAAATTAGACCGGGATAATAGAAATGAAGGATTAGGCCAAATAACAAGGTCATTAAAATCACTTGCAAAGGCATTGGATATTTGCATTGTCATTTTTTCACAATTAAATAGACAGGTTGAAAATAGGGCAGGAGACAGAAGACCACAATTATCAGACCTTAAAGAATCAGGGTCTATTGAGGAAGATTCAGATGTAGTGTTATTTTTATACCGTCCAGAATATTACAATATAACTGAAACGGAGACAGGAGAAAGCACAAAAGGACTTATTGAAGTAATTACATCAAAAAACAGACAAGGAGGCAAGGATAGTAGTTTTATGCGTTTTTTGCCTACTATTTCAACTATTGTTGAAAGCCGGGAAAATTTAGATAATAATTCTATGCAAAATAATTCTAATATTGAAAGTTTTGAAAGCGAGGTGCCAAAATCAATTAATTCAGAAAACGTAAATTTTTAA
- a CDS encoding HNH endonuclease — translation MIHSENINKPFLLNTKNWFKVTSEFNSIESDIFFKELINIYLGNEININLPKNISNALGNYSELISENDQQIKESHWNWKGGISDENNLIRSSSEYKKWRLSVFIRDNFICQSCNKKGRVLNAHHIIPFSIDKNLRFELSNGITLCKGCHIELHKTERPWH, via the coding sequence ATGATTCATTCAGAGAATATTAATAAACCTTTTTTATTAAATACGAAAAATTGGTTTAAAGTAACATCAGAGTTTAATTCTATTGAAAGCGATATTTTTTTCAAAGAGTTAATTAATATTTACTTAGGAAATGAAATAAATATTAATTTACCTAAAAACATTTCTAATGCTTTAGGTAATTATTCAGAATTAATATCGGAAAATGACCAACAGATAAAAGAAAGTCATTGGAATTGGAAAGGAGGAATTTCTGATGAAAATAACTTAATAAGGTCAAGCTCAGAATATAAAAAATGGAGATTATCCGTATTTATAAGAGATAACTTTATTTGTCAATCTTGTAACAAAAAAGGAAGAGTTTTAAATGCTCATCATATAATACCTTTTTCAATAGATAAAAACCTTAGGTTTGAATTATCTAACGGGATTACTCTTTGTAAGGGATGCCATATTGAACTACATAAAACAGAAAGACCATGGCATTAA
- the dcm gene encoding DNA (cytosine-5-)-methyltransferase — MKEHRFPYKWTLKDAVFTKDKGTVFSCFACGGGSTMGYKLAGFDVIGCNEIDPKMIEAYKANHNPKYAYLEPIQTFKLRTDLPDELYNLDILDGSPPCSSFSMAGNREKDWGKDKIFREGQQKQILDTLFFDFIDLAKKLQPKVVVAENVKGLLLGEAKAYVMQIYKEFNLAGYHCQHWLLDASKMGVPQRRERVFFIALRKDLAKPFLKQMNLFDILPELNLEFKEQKIIFSEISDNEDMNTDLPPVAGKLWYKCIAGESLSSVPESNGSFFNDIKVSKENVLPTLASQNKVYHSDIPRRLNNLEYLLGATFPTDYDTKDMKAFYMCGMSVPPVMTAQIATQIYEQWLSKL; from the coding sequence ATGAAAGAACATAGATTCCCATATAAATGGACTTTAAAAGATGCTGTATTTACAAAAGACAAAGGAACGGTTTTTAGTTGTTTTGCTTGTGGCGGTGGCTCGACTATGGGCTACAAATTAGCAGGTTTTGATGTTATTGGATGCAATGAGATTGACCCTAAAATGATTGAAGCATACAAAGCTAATCATAATCCTAAATATGCTTATTTAGAGCCAATACAGACTTTTAAATTAAGAACTGATTTACCTGATGAACTTTACAATTTAGATATTTTGGATGGTTCACCGCCTTGCAGTAGTTTTTCTATGGCTGGTAATCGTGAAAAAGATTGGGGCAAAGATAAGATTTTTAGAGAGGGTCAACAAAAACAGATTTTAGACACTTTGTTTTTTGATTTTATTGATTTGGCAAAGAAATTACAACCTAAAGTTGTGGTTGCTGAAAATGTAAAAGGCTTATTATTAGGTGAAGCAAAAGCCTATGTAATGCAAATATACAAAGAGTTTAACTTAGCTGGTTATCATTGCCAACATTGGTTATTAGATGCTTCAAAAATGGGTGTACCACAAAGGCGTGAACGTGTATTTTTTATTGCATTGCGTAAAGATTTGGCAAAGCCTTTTTTAAAGCAAATGAATTTGTTTGATATTTTGCCAGAGTTGAACTTGGAATTTAAAGAACAAAAAATTATATTTTCTGAAATATCAGATAATGAAGATATGAATACAGACTTACCACCTGTTGCCGGGAAATTGTGGTATAAATGTATTGCAGGTGAAAGTTTGTCAAGTGTTCCAGAAAGCAATGGGAGTTTTTTTAATGATATAAAAGTTAGTAAAGAAAATGTATTGCCAACACTTGCAAGCCAAAACAAAGTATATCATTCAGACATACCAAGAAGATTGAATAATCTTGAATATCTATTAGGTGCTACATTTCCGACTGATTACGATACAAAGGATATGAAGGCGTTTTATATGTGTGGTATGTCCGTCCCCCCAGTCATGACCGCACAAATAGCAACTCAAATATATGAACAATGGTTATCAAAACTTTAA
- a CDS encoding DUF882 domain-containing protein, which produces MNLSKNFTLNELLRSDTANRLKIVEQYTPSQAVVENLRKLCINILQPLRNHLGVPIRITSGFRCKRTNKAVGSKSQKSQHVEGKAADIEVDGMTNQDLMRFIIDLNLPFDQLINEYEPNGWVHISYDEKRNRKQVLKID; this is translated from the coding sequence ATGAATTTAAGCAAAAACTTTACTTTAAATGAGCTTTTACGTTCGGATACTGCAAATAGATTAAAGATTGTAGAACAATATACCCCAAGCCAGGCCGTAGTTGAAAACCTTAGAAAACTTTGCATTAATATTTTGCAGCCATTACGGAATCATTTAGGAGTTCCAATAAGAATTACTTCTGGATTCAGGTGCAAAAGAACAAATAAGGCTGTTGGTTCTAAAAGTCAAAAAAGCCAACACGTAGAAGGAAAGGCTGCAGATATTGAAGTAGATGGAATGACAAATCAAGACTTAATGAGATTTATTATTGATTTAAATCTACCATTTGACCAATTAATAAATGAATATGAGCCTAATGGATGGGTGCATATTTCATACGATGAAAAAAGAAACAGAAAGCAAGTATTAAAAATTGATTAA
- a CDS encoding zinc finger-like domain-containing protein: MANVPKKCPTCNGRKTIPTLESPNAKCKTCDGHGTLSWGNLDVLLIDTYEDNFLKDQSKFPFNSPGGFIPRNIAAVQELTKAYYNHVDDAYDAIDFGILRKKDLNSAESGLSKQYNRLEFSQRIYSEGRHLIENILIPIYKFIDAQLFGINAENQKFVRIPEITIPISFDVMSPEMVLAEIKTAKDSGMSAEIVKSLELKYCKLVFGDNSKETKNIIDEISLNPTLGMSVSDVISLFGGGAGTSTNGLSETYYIIGANFKAFIDRAIREEMKWESMEAVEKWNILVKYANELISQRPQMPTLPVVEVI; this comes from the coding sequence ATGGCAAATGTCCCTAAAAAATGCCCTACTTGCAATGGCAGAAAAACAATACCTACTTTAGAGAGCCCTAATGCCAAATGTAAAACTTGTGACGGTCACGGGACTTTATCATGGGGCAATCTTGATGTATTATTGATTGATACCTATGAGGATAATTTTCTTAAAGATCAAAGCAAATTCCCTTTCAATTCTCCAGGTGGTTTTATACCAAGAAATATTGCAGCTGTTCAGGAATTGACAAAGGCATATTATAATCATGTTGACGATGCTTATGATGCAATTGATTTTGGAATATTGCGTAAAAAAGATTTAAATTCAGCAGAATCTGGTCTTTCAAAACAATATAATAGACTTGAATTTTCTCAAAGGATATATTCAGAAGGTAGGCATTTGATTGAAAATATTCTGATTCCTATTTATAAGTTTATTGACGCTCAATTATTTGGTATAAATGCTGAAAATCAAAAATTTGTAAGAATACCGGAAATAACTATTCCAATTTCATTTGATGTAATGTCACCTGAAATGGTTTTAGCTGAAATAAAAACCGCTAAAGATTCGGGAATGAGTGCCGAAATTGTAAAGTCTTTAGAATTGAAATATTGCAAGTTGGTTTTTGGTGACAACTCAAAAGAAACAAAAAATATTATTGATGAAATAAGTTTAAATCCGACTTTAGGAATGAGCGTTTCGGATGTTATTAGCTTGTTTGGTGGCGGTGCTGGAACTTCTACAAATGGACTTTCTGAAACTTATTACATTATTGGAGCCAATTTTAAAGCGTTTATTGATCGGGCTATAAGAGAAGAAATGAAATGGGAAAGTATGGAGGCGGTTGAAAAATGGAATATTCTTGTAAAATATGCCAATGAATTAATATCTCAAAGGCCACAAATGCCAACGTTGCCAGTAGTTGAAGTGATATAA
- a CDS encoding tape measure protein: MDTRIRIIAEAITKDAENNLKRLADLERELQGETTKASDAAKKQETNLNSLNDTGSKTNTMFRNIGATMIGLFAVDKIIDYTKQMIGLMAETDKLRIALSNVVKNNKDYENSLKFLTDLSQKYGQNVNILTQAYTNFIASSNSTNLSLKQRQDIYASIIKAGSALKLSNDSIEGSLRAVSQMFSKGNISAEELRGQLGERLPGSFGIMAKALGVNEKQLNKMLEQGQVLAEDALPKFAKALEEVYGDKAQSNLKTIGGAWNVFVNNFIEGLQDFNKSSLFIETISKWILSAANGFKNFIDVIKEAFTIGTQYNNVLNTMFDYYEIVWGAIKNVGGALWDLIETLSDVIFNITGAGNASKFLQYWVDVVSYAIKGLGTGLIGAITLTQALADTFNALINTGKKVLNFFGGDFKIDTNATFGAVADNFKKNVGRIGNLWTDSQKGILGTNKTTQKAIVDESENTTNNIVKQNEGLTEKQKKELLKRSLDKQKALEKDQEENEKAWASFLKTLTKAMKDADDIMRKPFDEQYKRLIKQSQDESESSKKNIEAKRESLAERSKLLAYHDMMEVINNAKTLKEIEDAEKKYSDRILQIDIDLINEKIKQKKRELLLKKSSGSLELKQEEDLKAEIEKLEKELTALKRKEGETQIKDKKDQLKEQENIEEEYQKRKKKALDEEMDFEMLARKIFNKALRDLTEEEYQQLLNISDKKKKLAEDFKEAAKQSFEFISNFILDRYNDDLEEKLSRATSITEKAAIEQERAWLNVGKSVTGAVNALAQGNYVGAIVGGVQSLFQAMDTWVMGAANEQKAKMEQYYQEMKAAGEAFIKAMDGMFTSSDIESIKSVYGGLIDTFNTTLRLDLGEFDNAERRLQQEILIGEQIVDNYNKAVTNENGLHSQKIDNINSEYNAAVKAINDKYNLEKVLADTAFGAASLAIQEQTNQQLIALLTNQDTRLSLDADYNAKRAYIFNQYASQIKDITPEMSQVEIDGINAAIQARDNALSEVEKWLQEELKFVLSNEEQKRKEYSATEKIIKDGEDAIEALRIEYNANELERLTTKNLAIEAAEKTKNANIETETQRHNDSIVAITKAKDEQLAESFKILQDIIKNGYDEIMAKALDAYNAGKITADQYNEIAKRLYTINTLINGIGDWTLPNLNFDNLNLPKFNTGTEKVGGKKGVDKNLALLSYDEGVIRGDLNEKRLNAGLNMHKTIEYAINYKSILDGGLQPLKIKESALNKLEEHAAMQYLLNFNMKPVVEELKEVKSVLSKIPIQNFNLDEKGLSKYVETKNNVTKFKNKRLK, encoded by the coding sequence ATGGATACTCGAATTAGGATAATTGCAGAGGCTATCACTAAAGATGCCGAAAATAATCTTAAAAGACTTGCAGACCTCGAAAGAGAATTACAAGGTGAAACTACAAAAGCAAGTGATGCAGCCAAAAAGCAGGAAACTAATCTAAATTCATTAAATGATACTGGTTCAAAAACCAATACCATGTTTCGAAATATCGGAGCTACTATGATTGGTTTATTTGCTGTTGATAAAATCATAGACTACACAAAGCAAATGATTGGATTAATGGCAGAAACTGACAAATTAAGAATTGCACTTAGTAATGTTGTAAAAAATAATAAAGACTACGAAAACTCACTAAAATTCCTTACTGATTTATCACAAAAATATGGTCAAAATGTAAATATTTTGACACAGGCATATACCAATTTTATTGCATCCTCAAATAGCACAAATTTAAGTCTAAAACAAAGACAGGATATTTATGCATCAATAATAAAAGCAGGGTCGGCATTAAAACTTTCAAATGATTCAATTGAAGGAAGTTTACGTGCTGTTAGCCAGATGTTTTCAAAAGGCAATATATCTGCCGAAGAGCTCCGTGGACAACTTGGGGAGCGTCTTCCAGGAAGTTTTGGTATAATGGCAAAAGCATTAGGGGTAAACGAAAAGCAACTTAACAAAATGCTAGAGCAGGGTCAAGTTTTGGCAGAAGATGCTTTACCAAAATTCGCAAAAGCACTCGAAGAAGTTTACGGAGATAAAGCACAATCAAACCTTAAAACAATTGGCGGTGCTTGGAATGTTTTTGTAAATAACTTTATTGAAGGATTACAAGACTTTAATAAGAGTTCATTGTTTATTGAAACTATTTCAAAATGGATTCTTTCGGCTGCAAATGGATTTAAAAACTTCATAGATGTAATTAAAGAAGCATTTACAATTGGCACTCAATATAATAATGTACTAAACACAATGTTTGATTATTATGAGATTGTTTGGGGTGCAATTAAGAATGTAGGGGGTGCATTATGGGATTTGATAGAAACATTGTCAGATGTAATATTTAACATCACAGGGGCCGGAAATGCATCTAAATTTTTGCAATATTGGGTAGATGTTGTTTCTTATGCCATTAAAGGACTTGGTACAGGATTAATTGGTGCAATTACATTAACACAGGCACTTGCAGACACGTTTAATGCCCTGATAAATACTGGTAAAAAGGTTTTAAATTTCTTTGGTGGAGATTTTAAAATTGATACAAATGCAACTTTTGGAGCAGTTGCCGATAATTTCAAAAAGAATGTTGGAAGAATTGGAAATCTTTGGACTGACAGCCAAAAAGGCATTTTAGGCACAAATAAAACGACTCAAAAGGCTATTGTTGATGAAAGTGAGAATACCACAAATAACATTGTAAAACAAAATGAAGGTTTAACAGAAAAACAAAAAAAAGAACTTTTAAAAAGATCATTAGATAAACAAAAAGCATTAGAAAAAGACCAAGAAGAAAATGAAAAGGCATGGGCTAGTTTCTTGAAAACATTAACAAAGGCAATGAAAGATGCCGATGATATAATGAGAAAGCCATTTGATGAACAATACAAAAGGCTAATAAAACAAAGTCAAGATGAGTCAGAATCTTCAAAAAAGAATATCGAAGCCAAAAGAGAATCATTAGCTGAAAGGTCTAAACTATTGGCTTACCATGATATGATGGAAGTCATAAATAATGCAAAGACTCTAAAGGAAATTGAAGATGCTGAAAAAAAATATTCTGATAGAATTTTACAAATTGATATTGATTTAATTAATGAAAAAATAAAACAGAAGAAACGCGAATTGCTTCTTAAAAAGTCATCTGGATCATTAGAGTTAAAGCAGGAAGAAGATTTAAAAGCTGAAATTGAAAAACTTGAAAAAGAACTAACGGCACTAAAAAGAAAAGAAGGAGAAACACAAATTAAGGATAAAAAAGACCAATTAAAAGAGCAAGAAAATATAGAAGAAGAATATCAAAAGCGTAAGAAAAAAGCACTTGATGAAGAAATGGACTTTGAAATGCTTGCAAGAAAAATATTTAACAAGGCATTAAGAGATTTAACAGAAGAAGAATATCAACAATTACTTAATATTTCAGATAAGAAAAAAAAATTAGCTGAAGATTTTAAAGAAGCAGCAAAACAATCTTTTGAGTTTATTTCAAATTTTATTTTAGATCGATATAATGATGATTTAGAAGAGAAACTTTCAAGAGCTACATCAATAACCGAAAAAGCAGCTATTGAACAAGAAAGGGCATGGTTAAATGTTGGAAAAAGCGTGACAGGGGCAGTAAATGCATTAGCACAGGGTAATTATGTTGGGGCAATAGTTGGAGGCGTTCAGTCATTGTTTCAAGCAATGGATACTTGGGTAATGGGTGCCGCAAATGAGCAAAAAGCAAAGATGGAACAATACTATCAAGAAATGAAAGCAGCAGGAGAGGCATTCATTAAAGCGATGGATGGAATGTTTACATCTTCCGACATTGAATCAATAAAATCAGTTTATGGAGGATTAATTGATACTTTCAATACGACTTTAAGGCTTGATTTAGGTGAATTTGATAATGCTGAAAGAAGGTTACAGCAAGAAATATTAATCGGGGAACAGATAGTTGACAATTACAATAAAGCTGTTACAAATGAAAATGGATTACATAGTCAGAAAATTGACAATATTAATTCTGAATATAATGCAGCCGTAAAAGCGATAAATGACAAGTACAATCTTGAAAAAGTATTAGCAGATACGGCATTTGGTGCAGCTTCATTGGCTATCCAAGAACAAACCAATCAGCAATTAATTGCATTATTGACAAATCAAGACACAAGGCTTTCATTAGATGCTGATTATAACGCAAAAAGAGCCTACATATTCAATCAATATGCAAGTCAAATAAAGGATATTACTCCGGAAATGTCACAAGTCGAAATAGACGGCATAAATGCCGCTATACAAGCGAGAGATAATGCACTTTCAGAAGTTGAAAAATGGTTGCAGGAAGAATTAAAATTTGTTTTATCAAATGAGGAACAAAAACGCAAGGAATATTCAGCTACCGAAAAAATTATAAAAGATGGTGAAGATGCAATTGAGGCTTTAAGAATCGAATATAATGCAAATGAACTCGAAAGGCTTACTACTAAAAATTTGGCAATTGAGGCAGCTGAAAAAACAAAAAATGCAAATATTGAAACTGAAACACAAAGACACAATGATTCAATAGTAGCAATAACAAAAGCGAAAGATGAGCAATTGGCAGAATCATTTAAAATTCTTCAGGACATTATCAAAAATGGCTATGATGAAATTATGGCTAAAGCGTTGGATGCTTATAATGCCGGGAAAATCACAGCCGACCAATATAATGAGATTGCAAAAAGACTTTATACAATCAATACTTTAATAAATGGTATTGGAGATTGGACTTTGCCAAATTTGAATTTTGACAACTTAAACTTACCGAAATTTAACACAGGTACCGAAAAAGTAGGAGGGAAAAAAGGAGTTGATAAGAATCTTGCATTATTGAGCTATGATGAAGGAGTAATAAGAGGTGATTTGAACGAAAAAAGGCTTAATGCAGGGTTAAATATGCATAAGACAATAGAATATGCCATTAACTATAAATCTATCCTTGACGGAGGATTACAGCCTTTAAAAATCAAAGAATCGGCATTAAATAAATTGGAAGAACACGCAGCAATGCAATATCTTTTAAATTTCAATATGAAGCCGGTAGTTGAAGAATTGAAAGAAGTAAAATCTGTTTTAAGTAAAATCCCGATTCAAAATTTCAATCTTGATGAAAAAGGACTTTCAAAATATGTTGAAACCAAAAACAATGTCACTAAATTTAAAAATAAAAGACTGAAATAA